The following is a genomic window from Clostridium sp..
TTGTTTTTAAGTAAATTTGCATTATTTGTATTATATGAAGAATTGAAATTTTTTTCATCTTCACATTTTTTATTTTCCATCATAAGAATTATTTCCTCACTTTCTATGCTGCTGAAGCTTTTTTCTTGTTTTTTAATATTCCAGCAATAATAATAATTAAGACAACTGCTCCTAAAAACCCGCCTATGACAAACCAATTAGGTCCGGAGCTAACTACTTTTATGTCAAAGTCAGCCATTTTTTCCTGGCCTTCTGCTGTAAAATTTGTTTTAATTGTCCAATCACCCTTATCTGAAAAATTTAGAGCCCCTGTATACTCCCCTTTTTCATGTCCTTCCTTAAAGTCAACAGTCTCGGGTTCAGAATCATCCATATTCATATTATCCATATTGTCTTTTGGCATGTCAGCAGTTACTTTAACATTTGCATTTTCCAATGGCTGTCCTTTTTTATCGTAGAGTTTGATTGTCAATGTGTTGTTGCCGACGTTCACTGTATCACCACTTGATATCAAGTCAATTTTTATTCCGTCTACGTTTTTTTCAATTTTGGTTCCACT
Proteins encoded in this region:
- a CDS encoding FixH family protein — its product is MKSKLIKNSIMALFFTLILSAAVLADGSGTKIEKNVDGIKIDLISSGDTVNVGNNTLTIKLYDKKGQPLENANVKVTADMPKDNMDNMNMDDSEPETVDFKEGHEKGEYTGALNFSDKGDWTIKTNFTAEGQEKMADFDIKVVSSGPNWFVIGGFLGAVVLIIIIAGILKNKKKASAA